One Sediminicola sp. YIK13 DNA segment encodes these proteins:
- a CDS encoding ComEA family DNA-binding protein, whose amino-acid sequence MRKKGKTSHFKFNKKEQNGLFFLLAIIIVLQVGYFYLKLNPATNESSVVVDRDFQEKIEALKSNRDTIRTYPFNPNFISDHKGYVLGLSVKEIDRLHAFRAKGKFVNSISDFQQVTQIDDSLLTKISPYFKFPEWTRKTTANSPSVNRSREDAFIPQRAIAVRDLNTVSAEELRVVRGIGEKLSVRIVKFRDRLGGFLEEGQLYHVYGLEQEVADRVLTRFKLLSKPTISKININTASSDELAQLIYIPYKLSRSIVAFREENGGVTSFEELTEIQGFPADKIDIIKLYLSL is encoded by the coding sequence TTGAGAAAAAAAGGTAAAACATCCCATTTTAAATTCAATAAAAAGGAACAGAATGGGTTGTTCTTTTTGCTTGCCATAATCATAGTACTGCAGGTAGGATACTTCTATCTAAAACTTAACCCCGCCACTAACGAAAGCTCTGTTGTAGTTGATAGGGATTTTCAAGAAAAAATCGAGGCCTTGAAGTCTAATCGGGATACCATTCGTACCTATCCTTTTAATCCAAACTTCATCAGTGACCATAAGGGCTATGTTCTGGGTCTTAGCGTTAAGGAAATAGATAGGCTTCATGCCTTTAGGGCTAAGGGCAAGTTTGTCAATTCTATTTCCGATTTTCAACAGGTAACACAAATTGATGATTCCTTGTTGACAAAGATTTCACCCTACTTTAAATTTCCAGAATGGACGAGGAAAACAACAGCCAATTCGCCATCGGTCAATAGAAGCCGGGAGGACGCTTTCATACCCCAAAGGGCTATTGCGGTAAGGGATCTCAATACAGTTTCGGCCGAAGAGTTGAGAGTTGTGCGCGGAATAGGAGAAAAGCTGTCCGTGCGGATCGTAAAATTCAGAGATCGTTTGGGCGGCTTTTTGGAGGAAGGCCAATTGTATCATGTTTATGGCCTTGAGCAGGAGGTTGCGGATCGGGTATTGACGAGGTTTAAGCTGTTGAGCAAACCGACTATCTCAAAAATTAATATCAATACTGCCTCCAGTGATGAGTTGGCCCAGTTGATTTATATTCCCTATAAGTTATCCAGGTCCATCGTAGCTTTTCGAGAAGAAAATGGAGGGGTCACTAGTTTTGAGGAATTAACAGAAATACAAGGTTTTCCTGCGGATAAGATTGATATAATTAAATTATATTTGTCATTATAA
- a CDS encoding acyl-CoA dehydrogenase family protein, with the protein MQSMYFTEEHQLFRQSLKDFLQKEVVPHIDKWEESGTIERFIWKKFGDMGYFGLATPEEDGGLGLDLFYTIILLEELQKVNSGGFAAAIWAHAYLAMTHLNKEADTNIKEKYLRPSVDGDKIGCLCITEPFGGSDVAAMRSTAVKEGDHYILNGSKTFITNGVYADYMIVAAKTNPSLGNKGISIFVVDRQSAGVTANKLNKLGWRASDTAEIAFDNVKIPVENLMGEEDMGFSYIMEHFALERLIMGVNAHARSEHALEYTLNYMSEREAFGKSINKFQALRHRIADMYGDIDMCKEYNYSVAYRLDKGQYVVKEATISKLKSTKVADEVATECLQFLGGYGYIEDYPMARNFRDSRLGPIGGGTSEILREIIAKMVIDKKEYKPATV; encoded by the coding sequence ATGCAAAGTATGTACTTCACTGAAGAACATCAACTATTTAGGCAGAGCCTAAAAGATTTTTTACAAAAAGAAGTTGTCCCCCACATAGATAAATGGGAAGAAAGCGGAACCATTGAAAGGTTTATCTGGAAGAAATTTGGCGATATGGGCTACTTTGGTCTAGCCACTCCAGAAGAGGATGGTGGATTAGGGTTGGACCTGTTTTATACGATTATCTTACTGGAAGAATTACAAAAGGTAAATTCAGGAGGGTTTGCAGCAGCTATTTGGGCACATGCTTATTTGGCCATGACCCACTTGAACAAAGAAGCAGATACCAATATCAAGGAAAAGTATTTGAGACCAAGTGTTGACGGGGATAAAATTGGATGTTTGTGCATTACAGAGCCATTTGGTGGAAGTGATGTTGCAGCGATGCGTTCCACGGCTGTTAAGGAAGGTGATCATTATATCTTAAATGGCTCCAAAACTTTTATTACCAATGGAGTTTATGCGGACTATATGATCGTTGCGGCAAAAACAAACCCTTCTCTTGGAAATAAAGGAATTAGCATTTTTGTGGTGGATAGGCAGAGTGCAGGGGTCACGGCTAACAAATTAAATAAATTAGGTTGGCGTGCTTCGGATACGGCCGAAATAGCTTTCGATAATGTGAAAATACCAGTTGAGAACCTCATGGGTGAGGAAGATATGGGGTTTTCTTACATCATGGAGCATTTTGCCTTGGAGCGTCTGATTATGGGTGTCAATGCCCATGCAAGATCAGAACACGCTTTGGAATATACGTTAAATTATATGTCAGAAAGAGAGGCCTTCGGAAAGTCCATAAATAAATTCCAGGCTTTAAGACATAGAATAGCTGATATGTATGGAGATATAGACATGTGTAAGGAATATAATTATTCTGTAGCCTATCGTCTGGATAAAGGGCAATACGTTGTCAAGGAAGCTACGATTTCTAAATTGAAATCCACTAAAGTGGCCGATGAGGTCGCCACTGAATGTTTACAATTTCTAGGAGGTTATGGATATATTGAGGATTATCCTATGGCCCGTAATTTTAGGGATAGTAGGTTAGGACCAATTGGTGGTGGCACCTCTGAAATACTCAGGGAAATTATCGCTAAAATGGTTATAGATAAAAAGGAATACAAGCCTGCCACAGTTTAG
- the rpsU gene encoding 30S ribosomal protein S21, protein MLIIPIKEGENIDRPLKRFKRKFDKTGTMRQLRKRQAFSKPSVERRAQVQKAQYIQGLRDQEEI, encoded by the coding sequence ATGTTAATTATACCAATTAAAGAAGGAGAGAATATAGATAGGCCGCTAAAGCGTTTCAAGCGAAAGTTTGATAAGACTGGTACTATGCGTCAGTTGAGAAAGCGTCAGGCGTTCAGTAAGCCTTCTGTAGAGCGTAGAGCTCAAGTTCAAAAAGCACAATATATCCAAGGTCTTAGAGATCAAGAGGAGATATAG